Proteins encoded by one window of Lutibacter sp. A64:
- a CDS encoding uracil-xanthine permease family protein — protein MKQNQTLTNTSSPIKRVIIGIQFLFVAFGATVLVPLLINIDPSVALFTAGVGTLIFHLITKGKVPVFLGSSFAFIAPIIAATKLYGYSGTLGGIIAVGIVYSIVSAIIKLWGLRVIEKIFPAVVVGPVIMIIGLSLASTGVDMAKSNWPIALVVLATAIIIVTFTKGLIKLIPIFIGIVVGYIISIFTGLVDFSPVNEAAWFAFPKFTTPEFNWGAILYMIPVAIAPIIEHIGDMYAIGGVADKEFVKEPGLHRTLLGDGVATAFAGFLGGPPNTTYSEVTGAVALTKITDPRVLRIAAVTAIVFSVIGKISAILKTIPTAVLGGIMLLLFGMIASIGIRTLIDAKTDFSITRNQVIVSIILTVGIGGAQIGFGNFSLAGIGLASVVGVILNLVLPKHSEPIKGSHVEE, from the coding sequence ATGAAACAAAATCAAACTTTAACAAACACTTCAAGTCCAATAAAGAGAGTAATTATTGGAATTCAATTTTTATTTGTTGCCTTTGGAGCAACAGTATTAGTGCCACTTTTAATAAATATAGATCCTTCAGTAGCTTTATTTACAGCAGGTGTTGGAACACTAATATTCCATTTAATTACCAAAGGAAAAGTTCCTGTTTTTTTAGGAAGTAGTTTTGCTTTTATAGCACCCATAATAGCTGCAACAAAATTATACGGATATTCAGGAACATTAGGAGGAATTATTGCGGTAGGTATAGTTTATTCAATAGTTTCAGCCATAATAAAATTATGGGGATTGCGGGTTATTGAAAAAATATTTCCAGCAGTAGTTGTTGGACCCGTTATTATGATTATAGGATTATCTTTGGCTTCAACTGGAGTAGATATGGCTAAATCTAATTGGCCAATTGCACTTGTTGTTTTAGCTACAGCAATAATTATAGTAACTTTTACAAAAGGATTGATAAAATTAATTCCAATATTTATAGGAATTGTTGTCGGTTATATAATATCAATATTTACAGGTTTGGTAGATTTTTCACCAGTAAATGAAGCAGCTTGGTTTGCCTTTCCTAAATTTACAACACCAGAGTTTAATTGGGGAGCAATTTTATATATGATTCCAGTAGCAATTGCACCTATTATTGAACATATAGGAGATATGTATGCAATAGGAGGTGTAGCAGATAAAGAGTTTGTTAAAGAACCAGGCTTGCATAGAACATTATTAGGTGATGGTGTTGCTACTGCATTTGCAGGTTTTTTAGGAGGACCACCAAATACAACATATTCTGAAGTTACAGGAGCTGTTGCACTAACCAAAATAACGGATCCAAGGGTATTAAGAATTGCTGCTGTTACTGCAATTGTATTTTCAGTTATTGGTAAAATTAGTGCCATTTTAAAAACAATACCTACAGCTGTTTTAGGCGGAATTATGTTATTGCTTTTTGGTATGATAGCAAGTATTGGAATTAGAACGTTAATAGATGCTAAAACCGATTTTTCTATTACCAGAAACCAAGTAATTGTTTCTATTATTTTAACCGTTGGAATTGGTGGTGCTCAAATTGGTTTTGGAAATTTTTCTTTAGCAGGTATCGGTCTAGCTTCTGTAGTTGGTGTTATTTTAAATTTAGTCTTACCTAAGCATTCTGAACCTATAAAGGGTAGTCATGTAGAAGAATAA
- a CDS encoding lytic transglycosylase domain-containing protein, which translates to MKNTIKILGLVAIIMVSSLLIFATENTSKIATESSNNEESINNNSNTSESYKIRALKIPSNLEFAGEHVPIEKGDIRERIDRELLVNTYWQSNGLLLFKRANKYFPIIEPILAKNGIPDDFKYLAVIESGLQDVTSPAGAKGFWQIMSSTAKEKGLEVNSNVDERYHLEKATQVACDYLNASKKRFGSWTLAAAAYNAGNAGIARRLKAQKVDDYYDLLLVSETSRYLPRIVAVKEILSNPNKYGFIFDEEDLYALEETKIIKVDTAITNIAEFSKNLGINYKILKYHNSWLRENKLNNKSRKLYEIKIPVNN; encoded by the coding sequence ATGAAAAATACAATTAAAATTTTAGGATTAGTCGCCATTATTATGGTAAGTTCTTTATTAATTTTTGCAACAGAAAACACATCTAAAATAGCTACAGAATCTTCAAATAATGAAGAATCCATAAACAACAACTCTAATACCAGTGAAAGCTATAAAATTAGAGCGCTAAAAATACCTTCTAACTTAGAATTTGCAGGAGAACATGTACCTATTGAAAAAGGAGATATTAGAGAACGCATAGATCGTGAATTATTAGTAAATACCTATTGGCAATCTAACGGTCTGCTTTTGTTTAAAAGAGCAAATAAATATTTTCCTATTATAGAACCTATACTTGCAAAAAATGGAATTCCTGATGATTTTAAATACTTAGCAGTAATTGAAAGTGGTTTACAAGATGTAACTTCTCCGGCCGGAGCAAAAGGTTTTTGGCAAATTATGAGTTCTACAGCTAAAGAAAAAGGACTTGAAGTAAACTCTAATGTAGATGAGCGCTACCACCTAGAAAAAGCAACACAAGTTGCTTGTGACTATTTAAATGCTTCTAAAAAAAGATTTGGCAGTTGGACATTAGCTGCTGCTGCATACAATGCTGGAAATGCAGGAATCGCTAGAAGACTTAAAGCTCAAAAAGTTGATGATTATTACGATTTACTTCTAGTTTCTGAAACAAGTAGATATTTACCTAGAATAGTTGCTGTAAAAGAAATACTATCTAACCCAAATAAATATGGTTTTATTTTTGACGAAGAAGATTTATATGCTTTAGAAGAAACTAAAATTATTAAAGTTGATACTGCCATTACCAATATTGCTGAATTTTCTAAAAATTTAGGTATTAATTACAAAATTTTAAAATATCATAATTCTTGGTTACGCGAAAACAAATTAAATAATAAATCTCGCAAATTATACGAAATTAAAATTCCTGTTAATAATTAA
- a CDS encoding cold-shock protein produces the protein MSKGTVKFFNETKGFGFIKEEDSNNEHFVHISGLIDEIREGDEVEFDLQEGRKGMNAVNVKVI, from the coding sequence ATGAGTAAAGGCACAGTAAAATTCTTCAATGAAACTAAAGGTTTTGGATTCATCAAAGAAGAAGACTCAAACAATGAACATTTTGTACACATTTCTGGTTTAATCGATGAGATTCGTGAAGGTGATGAGGTAGAATTCGATTTACAAGAAGGTAGAAAAGGAATGAACGCAGTAAACGTAAAAGTTATTTAA
- a CDS encoding NAD(P)H-dependent flavin oxidoreductase, producing MKNIITELFKIKYPIIQAGMVWNSGWKLASAVSNAGGLGLIGAGSMYPDVLREHIQKCKKATTKPFGINVPMLYPNIEEIMKIIVEEGVKVVFTSAGNPKTWTPFLKENGITVVHVVSSVKFALKSEQAGVDAVVVEGFEAGGHNGREETTTFTLIPMVKEKLSIPVIAAGGIASGRGMLAAMILGADGVQIGSRFAASNESSAHINFKNEVVKTQDGGTQLTLKELAPTRMIKNKFYNELQELYQQKPTVEQLKDKLGRARAKKGMFEGDLENGELEIGQIAGLIHEIKPAAAIVKEIMEEFNLVKKSFC from the coding sequence ATGAAAAATATAATTACAGAATTATTCAAAATAAAATATCCAATTATTCAAGCAGGAATGGTTTGGAATAGTGGTTGGAAATTAGCTTCTGCAGTAAGTAATGCAGGAGGTTTGGGGTTAATTGGTGCAGGTTCTATGTATCCAGATGTTTTAAGAGAACATATTCAAAAGTGTAAAAAAGCTACCACAAAGCCATTTGGAATAAATGTGCCTATGCTATATCCTAATATTGAAGAAATTATGAAAATAATTGTAGAAGAAGGTGTTAAGGTGGTTTTTACTTCAGCAGGAAATCCAAAAACGTGGACACCTTTTTTAAAAGAAAATGGAATTACAGTTGTACATGTTGTGAGTAGTGTAAAATTTGCATTAAAATCTGAACAAGCAGGTGTTGATGCTGTTGTTGTTGAAGGTTTTGAAGCTGGTGGACATAATGGAAGGGAAGAAACAACAACATTTACTTTAATTCCTATGGTAAAAGAAAAATTATCAATTCCAGTAATTGCTGCAGGAGGAATCGCTTCAGGTAGAGGTATGTTGGCGGCTATGATTTTAGGAGCAGATGGTGTTCAAATAGGAAGTCGTTTTGCAGCAAGTAATGAGTCTTCAGCGCATATTAATTTTAAAAATGAAGTTGTAAAAACCCAAGATGGTGGCACTCAATTAACCTTAAAAGAATTGGCTCCTACTAGAATGATCAAAAATAAGTTTTATAATGAACTTCAAGAATTGTATCAACAAAAACCGACTGTAGAGCAACTAAAAGATAAGTTGGGTAGGGCAAGAGCTAAAAAAGGAATGTTTGAAGGTGATTTAGAAAATGGAGAATTAGAAATTGGTCAGATCGCAGGTTTAATTCACGAAATAAAACCAGCAGCAGCAATTGTAAAAGAAATTATGGAAGAATTTAATTTGGTAAAAAAGAGTTTTTGTTGA
- a CDS encoding sterol desaturase family protein, whose protein sequence is MDFTNPLVYGVPCFLALILLELTYSKTHDKKDLYKWKDLGASLFMGVGSAVISPLIKTISAIVIFNIVFEIFNPEINGVRTNIMGWESFGYAWYIWIACQLLDDFSYYWFHRQNHMVRFLWAAHIVHHSSDNFNLGTAVRNGWFTILYKPFFYMWIPALGFRPEMVVVCLGIEALWQFQLHSVYIPKMGFLEKIFNTHTMHQVHHARNLEYMDKNHGGFLNIFDKIFGTWKEFDENIKVEYGVTHAPDSYNPWVILTHEYKDIWNDTKKSKNWYHKFMYTFGPPGWSHDNSTQTVKQMQKKMQLELKKNNV, encoded by the coding sequence ATGGATTTCACCAACCCATTAGTGTATGGAGTACCTTGCTTTTTAGCACTAATTTTACTTGAACTAACTTATAGCAAAACCCACGATAAGAAAGATTTATACAAATGGAAAGATTTAGGAGCTAGCCTTTTTATGGGTGTTGGTTCTGCAGTAATTTCACCACTAATTAAAACTATTTCTGCAATTGTAATTTTTAATATTGTTTTTGAAATATTTAATCCTGAAATTAATGGTGTAAGAACCAATATAATGGGCTGGGAATCTTTTGGATATGCTTGGTATATTTGGATTGCTTGTCAATTATTAGACGACTTTTCATATTATTGGTTTCATAGACAAAATCACATGGTACGTTTTTTATGGGCTGCTCATATTGTGCATCATTCATCAGATAATTTTAACTTAGGAACAGCTGTACGTAACGGATGGTTCACCATTTTATACAAACCTTTTTTTTATATGTGGATTCCTGCGTTAGGTTTTAGACCAGAAATGGTTGTGGTTTGTCTAGGTATTGAAGCGCTTTGGCAATTTCAATTACATTCTGTTTACATTCCAAAAATGGGATTTCTAGAAAAGATTTTCAATACACATACAATGCACCAAGTACACCATGCTAGAAATTTAGAGTATATGGATAAAAATCACGGTGGTTTTTTAAATATTTTTGATAAAATTTTTGGAACTTGGAAAGAGTTCGATGAAAACATTAAAGTTGAATATGGTGTAACGCACGCTCCTGACTCATACAATCCGTGGGTGATTTTAACACACGAATACAAAGATATTTGGAACGACACTAAAAAATCTAAAAACTGGTATCATAAATTTATGTACACTTTTGGACCTCCTGGCTGGAGCCACGATAATAGCACACAAACCGTAAAACAAATGCAAAAAAAAATGCAATTAGAACTTAAAAAGAATAACGTTTAA
- a CDS encoding fasciclin domain-containing protein encodes MKKSPYILTVFLSIILLSLSILSCDDDDDTIKTPETNTITDFLVENIDNYSSLLAALQKTDLVEALSGDEIFTVFAPNNTAFDEFISSTGFNSLDDVPVDVLTQILLNHVIAGNVQSSDLATGYISSLSTATPNNANMSMYIDITNGVKINGTATVTGADNNVDNGVIHLVDAVIGLPTIVTMATSNNSFTNLVVALTRDDQPNFVSVLSTANGTDPAPFTVFAPTDAAFSALLTELGADSLADIDGATLTATLNHHVVGGANVTAEMLTDNMTVTTLGSDITANISGGATLTDTNGRVSNIIVTNVQTANGVIHVIDKVVLPNLN; translated from the coding sequence ATGAAAAAATCACCTTACATTCTTACCGTATTTTTATCGATAATATTATTATCTCTTAGCATTTTATCTTGTGATGATGACGATGATACAATAAAAACTCCTGAAACAAATACTATTACAGACTTTCTAGTTGAAAATATAGATAATTATAGTAGCCTTTTAGCCGCTTTACAAAAAACTGATTTGGTAGAAGCTTTAAGTGGTGATGAAATCTTTACTGTTTTTGCACCTAATAATACAGCTTTTGACGAATTCATATCAAGTACAGGTTTCAACTCTTTAGATGATGTACCTGTTGATGTTTTAACACAAATACTACTAAACCACGTTATTGCAGGAAATGTACAATCTAGTGATTTAGCTACTGGTTATATTAGTTCACTTTCTACTGCAACTCCAAACAACGCTAATATGAGTATGTATATTGACATAACTAATGGTGTTAAAATTAACGGAACTGCTACTGTAACTGGCGCTGATAATAATGTAGACAACGGTGTTATTCACTTAGTAGATGCCGTTATTGGATTACCAACTATTGTCACTATGGCAACTTCTAATAATAGTTTTACCAACTTAGTAGTTGCTTTAACTAGAGATGATCAACCTAATTTTGTATCTGTATTATCTACTGCAAATGGAACTGACCCTGCTCCTTTCACTGTTTTCGCCCCAACTGATGCTGCTTTTAGTGCTTTATTAACGGAACTTGGTGCTGATAGCCTAGCTGATATTGATGGAGCCACTTTAACCGCAACTTTAAACCATCATGTTGTAGGTGGTGCAAATGTAACTGCCGAAATGCTTACTGATAATATGACTGTAACCACTTTAGGTAGTGATATTACTGCAAACATCTCTGGTGGCGCTACGTTAACCGATACCAATGGTAGAGTAAGTAATATTATAGTTACAAATGTACAAACTGCTAATGGAGTTATCCACGTTATTGACAAAGTGGTTTTACCTAATTTAAATTAA
- a CDS encoding S8 family serine peptidase → MKNRLFIFIFFFSISNLSAQIEDAWVYFKDKPSKTSYFENPLNMLSQRALDRRTRYNIVLDIKDVPIESTYITTIANTFGITVLAKSKWLNAIHIQGEKLNIDALLNLELEGFVFIDFIEFANKSLNSSKSNNISKRVSKVKNKQLETTTDFAYGTAENQLVMLGGETLHKNNFTGLGMHIAVIDAGFPKVDTLLAFKRIRDNGQILGGYDFVDRTSYFYGGNSHGTSVLSTMAGYLENGVGGAITNFVGTAPDASYYLFRTENSSVEVRLEESLWVEAAEKADSLGVDIINTSLGYSVFFDNPDHNYDYSAMDGKTTFITRGAEIAFSRGILLVTSAGNEGNDTSWPYINAPADAPSILTVGAVNASGTIASFSSFGPTSDDRIKPDVCAQGQATSIINTSGNVVTGNGTSYSSPVLAGVVACLWQAFPEKTNAEITQLIKESAHLYPNATKQEGYGIPNFSTIFESSYDFDGDGVMNDLDICPNTPEGAEVNSQGCLVLPADNFKIEAISETCPGAANGQLKIISETSYNYLVTVNGANYSFTDENTIELTNLPVGLYEACITLEEQNYKQCYNITIEESATISGKVVVASKTAIVEIDKGTAPFTVYLNGKETMETLDTNFELEIKQGDLIEVRSSKTCEGVFSKEIEAINLLSIYPNPVTNIVNFNFPEDLNELNSSIYTVFGSTILESNIVKSNPTMVISHLPKGIYFLQVNYNNEVKIFKIIKD, encoded by the coding sequence GTGAAAAATAGACTATTCATATTTATTTTCTTTTTCTCAATATCAAATTTATCTGCGCAAATTGAAGATGCGTGGGTTTATTTTAAAGATAAACCGAGTAAAACTTCATATTTTGAAAATCCACTAAATATGTTAAGCCAACGTGCTTTAGATAGACGAACGCGTTATAATATAGTATTAGATATTAAAGATGTTCCAATTGAATCAACGTATATAACTACAATTGCTAATACTTTTGGAATAACGGTATTGGCAAAATCTAAATGGTTAAATGCTATTCATATACAAGGTGAAAAATTAAATATAGATGCCTTATTAAATTTAGAATTAGAAGGTTTTGTTTTTATAGATTTTATTGAATTTGCTAATAAAAGCTTAAACAGTTCAAAGTCAAATAATATTTCAAAACGCGTTTCAAAAGTTAAAAATAAACAGTTAGAAACAACTACAGATTTCGCTTATGGTACTGCTGAAAATCAATTAGTAATGTTAGGAGGAGAAACATTGCATAAAAATAATTTTACTGGATTGGGAATGCATATAGCAGTTATAGATGCAGGTTTTCCAAAGGTTGATACCTTACTTGCATTTAAAAGAATTAGAGATAACGGACAAATTTTAGGGGGTTATGATTTTGTAGATAGAACATCATATTTTTACGGAGGTAATTCGCACGGAACTTCAGTTTTATCTACAATGGCTGGTTATTTAGAAAATGGAGTAGGTGGGGCAATTACCAATTTTGTAGGAACTGCTCCAGATGCAAGTTATTATTTATTTAGAACCGAAAATTCTTCTGTTGAGGTTCGATTAGAAGAAAGTTTATGGGTTGAAGCTGCTGAAAAAGCTGATAGTTTAGGTGTTGATATTATTAATACTTCTTTAGGGTATTCTGTTTTTTTTGACAATCCAGACCATAATTATGATTATAGTGCTATGGATGGTAAAACTACATTTATTACTAGAGGTGCTGAAATAGCTTTTTCTCGTGGAATCTTATTGGTAACTTCTGCTGGTAATGAAGGAAATGATACATCTTGGCCTTATATAAATGCGCCTGCAGATGCACCTTCTATTTTAACAGTTGGTGCCGTTAATGCTTCAGGAACTATTGCTTCTTTTAGTTCTTTTGGGCCAACTTCAGATGATAGAATTAAACCAGATGTTTGTGCGCAAGGGCAAGCTACCTCAATAATTAATACTTCTGGAAATGTAGTTACAGGTAATGGAACCTCTTATTCATCACCAGTTTTAGCGGGAGTTGTTGCGTGTTTGTGGCAAGCTTTTCCAGAGAAAACAAATGCAGAAATTACGCAATTAATAAAAGAGTCTGCACATTTATACCCTAACGCTACTAAGCAAGAAGGTTATGGAATTCCAAATTTTTCTACAATATTTGAAAGTAGTTACGATTTTGATGGTGATGGAGTTATGAACGATTTAGATATATGTCCAAACACACCAGAAGGAGCAGAGGTTAATAGTCAAGGTTGTCTAGTTTTACCGGCTGATAATTTTAAAATAGAAGCTATTAGCGAAACTTGTCCGGGAGCAGCTAACGGACAGCTAAAAATTATTTCAGAAACTTCTTATAATTATTTAGTAACTGTTAATGGTGCAAATTATTCATTTACAGATGAAAATACTATAGAATTAACTAATTTGCCAGTTGGTTTATACGAGGCTTGTATTACTCTTGAAGAACAAAATTATAAACAGTGTTATAATATAACTATTGAAGAAAGTGCAACTATTTCAGGAAAAGTGGTGGTTGCTTCAAAAACTGCCATTGTAGAAATAGATAAAGGAACAGCTCCATTTACTGTTTATTTAAACGGAAAAGAAACAATGGAAACATTGGACACTAATTTTGAATTAGAAATTAAACAAGGCGATTTAATTGAAGTAAGATCAAGTAAAACTTGTGAAGGAGTTTTTTCAAAAGAAATAGAAGCTATAAATTTGTTAAGTATTTATCCAAATCCTGTTACAAATATTGTTAATTTTAATTTTCCTGAAGATTTAAATGAATTAAATAGTTCTATTTATACTGTTTTTGGAAGTACTATTTTAGAAAGTAATATAGTAAAATCGAATCCAACGATGGTTATTTCACATTTGCCTAAAGGAATTTATTTTTTACAAGTTAACTATAATAATGAAGTCAAAATATTTAAAATTATTAAAGACTAA
- the mnmA gene encoding tRNA 2-thiouridine(34) synthase MnmA yields the protein MKRVIVGLSGGVDSSVAAYLLKEQGYEVIGLFMKNWHDDSVTISNECPWLEDSNDAMLVADKLGIPFQVVDLSEQYKERIVDYMFKEYEMGRTPNPDVLCNREIKFDVFMKIAMDLGADYVATGHYCRKGTEKILGEKVYKLLSGKDTNKDQSYFLCQLSQEQLAKAMFPIGELTKPEVRKIAAEQDLITADKKDSQGLCFIGKVRLPEFLQQKLEPKEGVIVQIPEDSTIYNREIPNFNSKEEELAFFSKKYEYKVSDGKIVGKHQGAHYFTKGQRKGLAVGGTKEPLFVIDTDVVENVIYAGEGKSHKGLYRNVLFVSNEELHWVRKDLALENGASAQVLARIRYRQKLEKATLYKVAKGLYVAFENMQSAITEGQFVAWYKNDELQGSGVIA from the coding sequence ATGAAACGTGTAATAGTTGGTCTTTCTGGTGGTGTAGATAGTAGTGTAGCAGCATATTTGTTAAAGGAACAAGGCTATGAAGTTATTGGTTTGTTTATGAAAAACTGGCACGATGACTCGGTAACCATATCAAATGAATGCCCTTGGTTAGAAGATAGTAATGATGCTATGCTTGTAGCTGATAAATTAGGAATTCCATTTCAAGTTGTAGATTTAAGCGAACAATATAAAGAACGTATTGTAGATTATATGTTTAAAGAATACGAAATGGGACGTACGCCAAATCCAGATGTACTGTGTAACCGAGAAATAAAATTTGATGTTTTTATGAAAATTGCAATGGATTTAGGAGCTGATTATGTAGCTACTGGTCATTATTGTAGAAAAGGAACAGAGAAAATTTTAGGAGAAAAAGTTTATAAATTATTATCTGGTAAAGATACAAACAAAGATCAGTCTTATTTTTTATGTCAATTATCACAAGAACAACTTGCTAAAGCAATGTTTCCGATAGGTGAATTAACAAAGCCAGAAGTTAGAAAAATTGCAGCTGAACAAGATTTAATAACTGCAGATAAAAAAGATTCTCAAGGTTTATGTTTTATTGGAAAAGTGCGATTACCAGAATTTTTACAGCAAAAATTAGAACCAAAAGAAGGTGTTATTGTTCAAATACCAGAAGATTCAACTATTTATAATAGAGAAATTCCTAATTTTAATTCAAAAGAAGAAGAATTGGCATTTTTCTCAAAAAAATATGAATACAAAGTTTCAGATGGTAAAATTGTAGGTAAACATCAAGGTGCTCATTATTTTACAAAAGGACAACGTAAAGGATTGGCAGTTGGTGGTACTAAAGAACCTTTATTTGTTATAGATACAGATGTAGTTGAAAATGTTATTTATGCAGGTGAAGGAAAAAGTCATAAAGGCTTATACCGAAATGTTTTATTTGTTTCTAATGAAGAGTTGCATTGGGTTAGAAAAGATCTAGCATTAGAAAATGGAGCATCTGCTCAGGTATTGGCAAGAATTAGATACCGTCAAAAATTAGAAAAAGCAACGTTATATAAAGTAGCAAAAGGTTTATATGTAGCGTTTGAAAATATGCAATCGGCAATTACTGAAGGTCAGTTTGTGGCTTGGTATAAAAATGATGAATTGCAAGGTTCTGGTGTAATAGCTTAA
- a CDS encoding DUF1456 family protein, with amino-acid sequence MGLSNNDIFKKLRVAHKLRDTDIIKICELVDFKVSKSELGAIFRSEDHPKYMECGDQFLRNFLNGLIIHLRGPMPPKQAKNHADKKH; translated from the coding sequence ATGGGATTATCTAATAACGACATATTCAAAAAATTACGTGTAGCTCATAAATTGCGCGATACTGATATTATAAAAATTTGTGAACTAGTTGACTTTAAAGTTAGCAAAAGTGAACTAGGTGCCATTTTTAGAAGTGAAGACCACCCCAAATATATGGAATGTGGCGATCAATTTTTACGCAACTTTTTAAACGGATTGATTATTCATTTACGAGGACCAATGCCTCCAAAACAAGCTAAAAACCACGCTGATAAAAAACATTAA